From the genome of Solidesulfovibrio carbinolicus, one region includes:
- a CDS encoding YcaO-like family protein encodes MTHDTIEAAGLSHRPKGYTVDQDKIISPVETIARARAAFARLGQGVLAETKRIDTGRLGIPVFLSICGDEARSVMPTRKQMGKGASPEQAEASALMELAERFSFFSFWRDEARFLPATWTEAEAAYGDALIPLSVILQSVGETLSEADARRILDLVPWRFVKVRDVAAGKDVAVPLDWFKILNEFNGSSAGNCFEESVLQGACELVERHVCAVIDRERRVVPTIDPAGIADPVLVKLLAAFESQGVKVWLKDFTLGQPVPTVAAIAYDPATFPHASEIVFTAGTAASPAKAAIRALTEVAQLAGDFESLSNYEASGLPKFTSLDEAAWVLDGPLVALESLPSIERADIAEELAELAQALGRLGYRLLTVDTTHPELGLSANYNVIPGFLFRERTPAASLGLFTGRLLAEEADPATADAGLAALAEVYPSAPFVPFFEGVLSLRLGDAEAAAAQFACAENLQQSAEDKGLAAFYQAHALSQLGRFEDIVPILDRAIGLCPEVKEYFNLRGVAHFKAARFEAAAADFAAALELDSGSAMDLANLGLCQARLGNGPLAEHYLEAALKLDPSITFARDELAALQRP; translated from the coding sequence ATGACCCACGACACCATCGAGGCCGCCGGCCTGTCCCACCGCCCCAAGGGCTACACCGTCGATCAGGATAAAATCATCAGCCCCGTCGAAACCATCGCCCGGGCCAGGGCCGCGTTCGCCCGCCTGGGCCAGGGCGTGTTGGCCGAAACCAAGCGCATCGACACCGGGCGGCTGGGCATTCCGGTCTTTTTGAGCATCTGCGGCGACGAAGCCCGCAGCGTCATGCCCACCCGCAAACAGATGGGCAAAGGGGCCAGCCCCGAGCAGGCCGAGGCCTCGGCCCTGATGGAACTGGCCGAACGCTTCAGCTTCTTTTCCTTCTGGCGGGACGAGGCCCGCTTCCTGCCGGCCACCTGGACCGAAGCCGAGGCCGCGTACGGCGACGCGCTTATTCCGCTGTCCGTCATCCTCCAGTCCGTGGGCGAGACCCTAAGCGAGGCCGACGCCCGGCGCATCCTCGACCTGGTCCCCTGGCGCTTTGTCAAGGTGCGCGACGTGGCCGCCGGCAAGGACGTGGCCGTGCCCTTGGACTGGTTTAAGATCTTAAACGAATTCAACGGCTCATCCGCTGGCAACTGCTTCGAGGAATCCGTGCTCCAGGGGGCGTGCGAGCTGGTCGAGCGCCATGTCTGCGCCGTCATTGACCGCGAGCGCCGCGTGGTCCCGACCATCGACCCGGCCGGCATCGCCGATCCGGTGCTTGTGAAGCTTCTGGCCGCCTTCGAGAGCCAGGGCGTCAAGGTGTGGCTCAAGGACTTCACCCTGGGCCAGCCCGTGCCCACCGTGGCCGCCATCGCCTACGACCCGGCCACTTTTCCCCACGCCTCGGAGATCGTTTTCACCGCCGGCACGGCCGCCTCGCCGGCCAAGGCCGCCATCCGGGCGCTGACCGAAGTGGCCCAGCTGGCCGGGGATTTCGAGTCGCTCAGCAACTACGAGGCCTCGGGCCTGCCCAAGTTCACGAGCCTGGACGAAGCGGCCTGGGTCCTGGACGGGCCGCTGGTGGCGCTGGAGAGTCTGCCGAGCATTGAACGGGCCGACATCGCCGAGGAGCTGGCCGAGCTGGCCCAGGCCCTGGGCCGGCTGGGCTACAGGCTTCTCACCGTGGACACCACCCATCCCGAACTGGGGCTTTCGGCCAATTACAACGTCATCCCGGGCTTTTTGTTCCGCGAGCGCACTCCGGCCGCCAGCCTGGGGCTTTTCACCGGTCGGCTCTTGGCCGAGGAGGCCGATCCGGCCACGGCCGACGCCGGGCTGGCCGCCCTGGCCGAGGTCTACCCCAGCGCCCCATTCGTGCCCTTTTTCGAGGGTGTGCTGTCCCTGCGCCTGGGCGACGCCGAGGCGGCCGCCGCCCAGTTCGCCTGCGCTGAAAATCTCCAGCAAAGCGCCGAAGACAAAGGCCTGGCCGCCTTCTATCAGGCCCATGCCCTGTCCCAGCTCGGCCGCTTCGAGGACATCGTGCCCATCCTCGATCGGGCCATCGGCCTGTGCCCCGAGGTGAAGGAATACTTCAACCTGCGCGGGGTGGCCCATTTCAAGGCCGCACGCTTTGAAGCCGCCGCCGCCGACTTCGCCGCCGCCCTGGAGCTTGACTCGGGTTCAGCCATGGATCTGGCCAACCTGGGGCTGTGCCAGGCCCGCCTGGGCAACGGCCCCCTTGCCGAGCACTACCTGGAAGCGGCCCTGAAACTGGACCCGTCCATCACGTTTGCCCGCGACGAACTGGCGGCCTTGCAACGGCCTTAA
- a CDS encoding outer membrane homotrimeric porin: protein MKRIAALALVATFVLGAFASAQAATEVKMTGDARIYGVFFANHNFTGWNTSSWTSATSPTTWKKAGTQTEDRFQIWERFRLRSDFVANEAVKFRLGIRVENTWGKGTFTAANPEVAIDVYQAYLQFKVPGCQDVEVTAGLQDIDLPQSKLFYASPVFGGDRIAALTVSAPLIDKTLSVLAGFGRLIDTNRTYDTTTTQVADELDMYFLALPITLDGFKATPWGAVAVAGDAANYWTTGFAQNLVSGGTFVSPALWKNDQNAFWWAGGAFEVTALDPVKFYADVIYGAGAQSDRKKSKRQGWFIDLGVEYTGWDILTPQVFGWWSTGEDGSTRNGSERMPMVRPNWGPGNSFLFDDSQELAKEGNMGVSPVGNWGLGASLNNITFIEKLTHRLTFTYVRGTNSPAALRNLNNLIGTNPYFSMGRDLTQNEQVMAINFDNKYMIYENLAAVMETGWAHGDFQESVWGRRLAEKSRSGDAWKVAFGLTYKF from the coding sequence ATGAAGCGTATTGCCGCCCTGGCTCTCGTGGCCACCTTCGTGCTGGGGGCTTTTGCCTCCGCCCAGGCCGCCACCGAAGTCAAAATGACCGGTGACGCCCGTATCTACGGCGTCTTTTTCGCCAACCACAACTTCACCGGCTGGAACACCTCTTCGTGGACCAGCGCCACCAGCCCCACCACCTGGAAAAAGGCTGGCACCCAGACCGAAGACCGTTTCCAGATCTGGGAACGTTTTCGTCTGCGCTCCGACTTCGTGGCCAACGAGGCCGTGAAGTTCCGTCTGGGCATCCGCGTTGAGAACACCTGGGGCAAGGGCACCTTCACCGCTGCCAACCCCGAAGTCGCCATCGACGTCTACCAGGCCTACCTGCAGTTCAAGGTGCCCGGTTGCCAGGATGTCGAAGTGACCGCCGGTCTCCAGGACATCGACCTGCCCCAGTCCAAGCTGTTCTACGCCTCCCCGGTCTTCGGCGGCGACCGCATCGCCGCGCTGACCGTGAGCGCCCCGCTCATCGACAAGACCCTGAGCGTGCTCGCCGGCTTCGGTCGTCTCATCGACACCAACCGGACCTACGACACCACCACCACTCAGGTCGCCGACGAACTGGATATGTACTTCCTGGCCCTGCCCATCACCCTTGATGGCTTCAAGGCCACCCCGTGGGGCGCTGTCGCCGTCGCCGGCGACGCCGCCAACTACTGGACCACCGGCTTCGCCCAGAACCTGGTCTCCGGCGGCACCTTCGTGTCCCCCGCTCTGTGGAAGAACGACCAGAACGCCTTCTGGTGGGCCGGCGGCGCTTTCGAAGTGACCGCTCTTGACCCCGTGAAGTTCTACGCTGACGTGATCTACGGCGCCGGCGCCCAGTCCGACCGCAAGAAGAGCAAGCGTCAGGGCTGGTTTATTGACCTCGGCGTCGAGTACACCGGCTGGGACATCCTGACCCCGCAGGTCTTCGGCTGGTGGTCCACCGGTGAAGACGGCTCCACCCGCAACGGTTCCGAGCGTATGCCGATGGTCCGCCCCAACTGGGGTCCGGGCAACAGCTTCCTGTTCGACGATTCGCAGGAGCTGGCCAAGGAAGGCAACATGGGCGTGTCCCCGGTGGGCAACTGGGGCCTGGGCGCTTCGCTGAACAACATCACGTTCATCGAAAAGCTGACCCACCGCCTGACCTTCACCTACGTCCGCGGCACCAACTCCCCGGCTGCCCTGCGTAACCTCAACAACCTGATCGGCACCAATCCCTACTTCTCCATGGGTCGCGACCTGACCCAGAACGAGCAGGTGATGGCCATCAACTTCGACAACAAGTACATGATCTACGAGAACCTGGCCGCCGTCATGGAAACCGGCTGGGCTCACGGCGACTTCCAGGAGAGCGTCTGGGGTCGTCGCCTGGCTGAAAAGTCCCGTTCCGGCGATGCCTGGAAGGTGGCTTTCGGTCTGACCTACAAGTTCTAG
- a CDS encoding TusE/DsrC/DsvC family sulfur relay protein: MATVEYKGKTFEVDEDGFLQKFEDWTLEWVDYVKDSEGIKELTPEHNKVIEFLQDYYKKNGIAPMVRILSKVTGFKLKHIYELFPSGPGKGACKMAGLPKPTGCV; this comes from the coding sequence ATGGCTACTGTTGAATACAAAGGCAAAACCTTCGAGGTCGATGAAGACGGCTTCCTGCAGAAGTTTGAAGACTGGACCCTGGAATGGGTTGACTACGTGAAGGACTCCGAGGGCATCAAAGAGCTGACCCCGGAGCACAACAAGGTCATCGAGTTCCTGCAGGACTACTACAAGAAGAACGGCATCGCCCCGATGGTGCGCATCCTGTCCAAAGTGACCGGATTCAAGCTGAAGCACATCTACGAGCTGTTCCCCTCCGGACCGGGTAAAGGAGCCTGCAAAATGGCCGGCCTGCCCAAGCCCACCGGCTGCGTCTAG
- a CDS encoding phosphatidylserine decarboxylase family protein, translated as MYKPICGLARDGLPIIGVFALTTLVFALLRWPCLATISLLATIFSLNFFRDPDRTAPTENGIAVSPADGVVCKLGEAADPITGEMRQVVCVFMNVFNVHVNRSPVTGVISEVRYIPGKFFNASLDKASTDNERNVIVVTDSEGARFTVVQIAGLIARRIVCPAKAGDQLKRGERYGMIKFGSRLDVYLPHGYHPAVAMGQKTMAGVTVLAKKAD; from the coding sequence ATGTATAAGCCCATTTGCGGCCTGGCTCGTGACGGCCTGCCCATCATCGGCGTTTTCGCTTTGACGACCCTGGTTTTCGCCCTGCTGCGCTGGCCCTGTCTGGCCACCATCAGCCTGTTGGCCACGATTTTTTCCCTCAATTTCTTCCGCGACCCGGACCGCACCGCGCCCACGGAAAACGGCATTGCCGTGTCCCCGGCCGACGGCGTGGTCTGCAAGCTCGGCGAGGCGGCCGACCCGATCACGGGCGAGATGCGCCAGGTCGTGTGCGTGTTCATGAACGTCTTTAACGTCCACGTGAACCGCTCGCCGGTCACTGGCGTCATCTCGGAAGTGCGCTACATCCCGGGCAAATTCTTCAACGCGTCGTTGGACAAGGCTTCCACGGACAACGAGCGCAACGTCATTGTCGTCACCGATTCCGAGGGAGCCCGGTTTACCGTGGTGCAGATCGCGGGGCTTATCGCCCGGCGCATCGTCTGTCCGGCCAAGGCCGGCGATCAGCTCAAGCGCGGCGAACGGTACGGCATGATCAAGTTCGGGTCGCGCCTTGACGTCTATCTGCCCCACGGCTATCATCCGGCTGTCGCCATGGGCCAGAAAACCATGGCCGGCGTCACCGTTTTGGCGAAGAAGGCCGATTAA
- the pssA gene encoding CDP-diacylglycerol--serine O-phosphatidyltransferase: MEEKVTQSRARRSVYILPNLFTMASLFSGFLGALWAIEGQFDMTALAILFSCLFDGLDGKVARLTGTSSDFGVQFDSLADLVAFGVAPAIMVYQWQLARFGRLGILAAFMLVACGALRLARFNVMSGKTTTSKKFFVGLPIPAAGCMIALFFMFERYLPDDIAAAVIPKACLVLVYALSFLMVSRVRYASFKELGLVKAHPFSAMVTALLLFVVVASEPWLMGFLLFSAYLISGILYTFFILPRRTKLREPLQELS, from the coding sequence ATGGAAGAAAAAGTCACCCAGAGCCGGGCTCGCAGGAGCGTCTACATCCTGCCGAACCTGTTCACCATGGCAAGCCTGTTCTCGGGCTTCCTGGGGGCGCTTTGGGCCATTGAGGGCCAGTTCGACATGACGGCCCTGGCCATCCTCTTCTCCTGCCTCTTTGACGGCCTCGACGGCAAGGTGGCCCGGCTCACCGGCACCAGCAGCGACTTCGGCGTGCAGTTCGACTCCCTGGCCGACCTCGTCGCCTTTGGCGTGGCCCCGGCCATCATGGTCTACCAGTGGCAGCTCGCCCGCTTCGGCCGCCTGGGGATCCTGGCCGCCTTCATGCTCGTGGCCTGCGGCGCGCTGCGGCTCGCCCGGTTCAACGTCATGTCCGGCAAGACCACCACCTCCAAGAAGTTCTTCGTGGGCCTGCCCATCCCGGCCGCCGGCTGCATGATCGCGCTGTTTTTCATGTTCGAGCGCTATCTGCCCGACGACATCGCCGCCGCCGTCATCCCCAAAGCCTGCCTCGTGCTCGTGTACGCCCTGTCCTTCCTCATGGTCAGCCGCGTACGCTACGCCTCCTTCAAGGAGCTCGGGCTGGTCAAGGCCCATCCCTTCAGCGCCATGGTCACGGCGCTGCTCCTCTTCGTCGTGGTCGCCTCCGAGCCCTGGCTCATGGGCTTCCTGCTCTTTTCCGCCTACCTCATCTCCGGCATCCTCTACACCTTCTTCATTCTGCCGCGCCGCACCAAGCTACGGGAGCCCCTCCAGGAGCTCTCATAA
- a CDS encoding YbgA family protein, whose translation MADTIRVGVSSCLLGNPVRYDGGHKRDSYVVDTLGRYFEFVPVCPEIECGLGVPREAMRLVGDPEAPRLVTIKTGIDLTERMNAWAAARVAELAEERLCGFIFKAKSPSSGMTRIKVYNDKGAPAERGVGLFARAFMDRFPLIPVEDEGRLHDDKLRENFIERIFAMQRFRDAVAGDGRSTLVSRLIAFTAGHKLLFMAHSPELARQIGRLTAEASKWPADGLVHAYETLLMKTLALPATPAKHANVLQHAMGYFKTVLSADEKAELNEVIANYRLGLTPLIVPVTLIVHFTRKYDVAYLKDQAYLAPHPIELKLRNHA comes from the coding sequence ATGGCGGATACCATTCGTGTCGGGGTCAGCTCCTGCCTGCTCGGCAACCCCGTTCGCTACGACGGCGGCCACAAACGCGACAGCTACGTCGTCGATACCCTGGGCCGCTATTTCGAGTTCGTGCCCGTGTGCCCGGAAATCGAATGCGGCCTGGGCGTGCCGCGAGAAGCCATGCGGCTGGTCGGCGATCCCGAGGCTCCGCGCCTGGTCACCATCAAGACCGGAATCGATCTCACCGAACGGATGAACGCCTGGGCCGCGGCCCGCGTGGCCGAACTGGCCGAGGAGCGGCTGTGCGGCTTTATCTTCAAGGCCAAGTCGCCTTCCAGCGGCATGACCCGGATCAAGGTCTATAATGATAAAGGCGCTCCGGCCGAACGCGGGGTCGGGCTTTTCGCCAGGGCCTTCATGGACCGCTTTCCGCTGATTCCGGTGGAGGACGAGGGGCGGCTGCACGACGACAAGCTGCGGGAAAACTTCATCGAGCGCATATTTGCCATGCAGCGCTTCCGCGACGCCGTGGCCGGCGACGGCCGCTCAACCCTGGTTTCGCGCCTGATCGCCTTCACCGCCGGGCACAAGCTGCTTTTTATGGCCCATAGCCCGGAGCTGGCCCGGCAAATCGGCCGGCTCACGGCCGAAGCCAGCAAATGGCCGGCCGACGGCCTCGTCCATGCCTACGAGACCCTGCTCATGAAAACCCTGGCCCTGCCGGCCACCCCGGCCAAACACGCCAACGTGCTCCAGCACGCCATGGGGTATTTCAAAACCGTGCTGAGCGCCGACGAGAAAGCGGAACTCAACGAAGTCATCGCCAACTACCGCCTGGGGCTCACCCCGCTCATCGTGCCCGTGACGCTCATTGTCCACTTCACCCGCAAATACGACGTGGCCTATTTGAAGGACCAGGCCTACCTGGCCCCCCACCCCATCGAACTCAAACTGCGCAACCACGCCTGA
- a CDS encoding 2-isopropylmalate synthase yields MSDDNRVYIFDTTLRDGEQSPGATMTREEKVRMARQLETLGVDIIEAGFPAASEGDFQAVSAIAAAVKTPVVAALCRALASDIDRGFEAIKGAQRRRIHTFLATSELHMQHKLNKTPTQVLDMIEAAVSHAASKGVEVQFSAEDASRSEPAFLVAACERAINAGATILNIPDTVGYAQPAEFADLIRHLMTTVRGAGGVTFAVHCHNDLGLAVANTLAALHAGARQAEVTLSGIGERAGNASLEQVVMGLNTRPNYYNLTTGIVTEELYPSCRRLSGIIGQPIPPYAPIMGRNAFAHESGIHQHGVLKDRRTYEIMTAESIGRKGAVVVLGKHSGRHALDAKVKELGYALNDEELLVVFEAVKQLADRKQRILDEDIEALILEKVLRRPDRYALQFLSVHCGNVELAPFAVVEMQVEGQTVRHYSAGSGPVDAVFNAVCQAVGRKPDLEEYQINAITGGTDAQGEVTVRIKDGTATTVGRGVHDDVIMASTLAFINALNRLAKKEEERTCPQL; encoded by the coding sequence ATGTCCGACGACAACAGGGTATACATCTTTGATACCACGCTCCGAGACGGCGAACAGTCGCCCGGAGCCACCATGACCCGCGAAGAAAAAGTCCGCATGGCCCGCCAGCTCGAAACCCTTGGCGTGGACATCATCGAGGCCGGTTTCCCGGCCGCCAGCGAAGGCGATTTCCAGGCCGTCTCGGCCATCGCCGCCGCCGTCAAAACCCCGGTGGTGGCCGCCTTGTGCCGGGCCCTGGCCTCGGACATCGACCGGGGCTTTGAAGCCATCAAGGGCGCGCAGCGCCGCCGCATCCACACCTTCCTGGCCACCTCCGAGCTGCACATGCAGCATAAGTTGAACAAGACCCCGACCCAGGTCCTCGACATGATCGAGGCGGCCGTTTCCCACGCCGCGTCCAAGGGCGTCGAGGTCCAGTTTTCGGCCGAGGACGCCTCGCGCTCCGAGCCGGCCTTCCTCGTCGCCGCTTGCGAACGGGCCATTAACGCCGGCGCGACCATCCTCAACATCCCCGACACCGTGGGCTACGCCCAGCCGGCCGAGTTCGCCGACCTTATCCGCCATCTCATGACCACCGTGCGCGGGGCCGGCGGCGTCACCTTCGCCGTCCACTGCCACAACGACCTGGGTCTGGCCGTGGCCAACACCCTGGCCGCCCTCCACGCCGGCGCGCGCCAGGCCGAAGTGACGCTCTCCGGCATCGGCGAGCGGGCCGGCAACGCCTCCCTGGAACAGGTCGTCATGGGGCTTAACACCCGGCCCAACTACTATAACCTGACCACCGGCATCGTCACCGAGGAACTCTATCCCTCCTGCCGCCGCCTGTCGGGCATCATCGGCCAGCCGATTCCGCCCTATGCCCCCATCATGGGCCGCAACGCCTTTGCCCACGAGTCCGGCATCCACCAGCACGGCGTGCTCAAGGATCGCCGCACCTACGAGATCATGACCGCCGAGAGCATCGGCCGCAAAGGCGCTGTGGTGGTGCTCGGCAAACACTCCGGCCGCCACGCCCTGGACGCCAAGGTCAAGGAACTCGGCTACGCCTTAAACGACGAAGAGCTGCTCGTGGTCTTCGAGGCCGTCAAACAGCTGGCCGACCGCAAGCAGCGCATCCTCGACGAAGACATCGAGGCCCTTATCCTCGAAAAAGTCCTGCGCCGCCCGGACCGCTACGCCTTGCAGTTCCTGTCCGTGCACTGCGGCAACGTGGAGCTCGCGCCCTTTGCCGTGGTCGAAATGCAGGTGGAAGGCCAGACCGTGCGCCACTACAGCGCCGGGTCCGGCCCGGTGGACGCCGTCTTTAACGCCGTATGCCAGGCCGTGGGCCGCAAGCCCGACCTCGAAGAATACCAGATAAACGCCATCACCGGCGGCACCGACGCCCAAGGCGAAGTGACCGTGCGCATCAAGGACGGAACCGCGACCACCGTCGGCCGCGGCGTCCACGACGACGTCATCATGGCCAGCACCCTGGCCTTCATCAACGCGCTCAACCGTTTGGCCAAGAAGGAGGAGGAACGGACATGCCCGCAACTTTAG
- a CDS encoding HAD family hydrolase, translated as MSQLCGLRAVFFDFGGVLAEEGFRQALIDIAREAGRDPAEIVPTAYEMAWTTRFVVGGCDEAGFWQAFRKATGIAAGDAHLTEVVLSRFVPRPYMFALADAVRGLGLKTAILSDQTEWLARLDARHDVFSHFDQVFNSYHHGTSKREAAFFELALAAMDVTAGESLFIDDAAHNTELAARLGFKTLLYRDRESFFAELADLCPPLGAL; from the coding sequence ATGAGCCAGCTATGTGGACTTCGGGCCGTGTTTTTCGATTTTGGCGGCGTGTTGGCTGAGGAGGGCTTTCGCCAGGCGCTTATCGACATCGCCCGGGAGGCCGGTCGCGATCCGGCCGAGATCGTGCCCACGGCCTATGAGATGGCCTGGACCACGCGGTTTGTGGTCGGCGGCTGCGACGAGGCCGGGTTCTGGCAGGCCTTTCGCAAGGCCACGGGCATTGCGGCTGGCGACGCGCATCTGACCGAGGTCGTGCTGTCGCGGTTTGTGCCCCGACCGTACATGTTCGCCCTGGCCGACGCGGTGCGCGGCCTGGGCCTTAAGACCGCGATCTTAAGCGACCAGACCGAGTGGCTGGCCCGGCTTGACGCCCGGCACGACGTCTTTTCCCATTTCGATCAGGTCTTTAACAGCTACCATCATGGCACGTCAAAGCGCGAGGCGGCGTTTTTCGAGCTGGCGCTTGCGGCCATGGACGTGACGGCCGGAGAGTCGCTTTTCATCGACGACGCGGCCCACAATACGGAACTGGCTGCCCGACTGGGCTTTAAAACCCTTTTATACCGGGACCGGGAGTCGTTTTTCGCCGAACTGGCCGACCTGTGCCCGCCCCTTGGAGCGCTTTAA
- a CDS encoding class I SAM-dependent methyltransferase — MDTTIALDAPLDELLDAARCRYDVCFEPVTVGDTRLELLQIADVAALIDRQLAAAGDGPVDLPYWAAVWPGAVLLAHALPSLGDPAGRSALEVGCGIGVAGLFAAAAGYDTLLTDIHPDALLFTQINILHNGLAHRAKVARADFTADRLGRRFDAILGAEVLYMQDAYRGLMKFLLAHIALKKDASVLLAKDYTRKATRFLAMADEEFAIAERVVGFKETNPESGQPERKLCQLYRLTPKKVA; from the coding sequence GTGGACACAACCATCGCTCTTGACGCCCCCCTCGACGAACTGCTCGACGCGGCCCGCTGCCGCTACGACGTCTGCTTTGAACCCGTGACCGTGGGCGACACCCGCCTGGAGCTCCTGCAAATCGCCGACGTGGCCGCGCTCATTGACCGCCAGCTCGCCGCCGCCGGCGACGGGCCGGTGGATCTGCCCTACTGGGCCGCCGTCTGGCCCGGGGCCGTGCTGCTGGCCCATGCCCTGCCGAGCCTGGGCGATCCGGCCGGACGCTCGGCCCTGGAAGTCGGCTGCGGCATCGGCGTGGCCGGACTTTTCGCCGCCGCCGCCGGCTACGACACCCTGCTCACCGACATCCACCCCGACGCCCTGCTTTTTACGCAAATAAACATCCTGCATAACGGCCTGGCCCACCGGGCCAAGGTCGCCCGGGCCGACTTCACCGCCGACCGGCTGGGCCGGCGCTTCGACGCCATCCTCGGGGCCGAGGTGCTCTACATGCAGGACGCTTACCGGGGGCTGATGAAATTCCTGCTGGCCCACATCGCCCTCAAAAAAGACGCCTCCGTGCTCCTGGCCAAGGACTACACCCGAAAGGCCACCCGCTTCCTGGCCATGGCCGACGAGGAGTTCGCCATCGCCGAGCGCGTGGTGGGCTTTAAGGAAACCAATCCCGAGTCCGGCCAGCCCGAACGCAAGCTCTGTCAGCTCTACCGCCTGACCCCGAAAAAGGTCGCCTAG
- a CDS encoding serine hydrolase domain-containing protein, with translation MPFFRCVAFLFALAVLGAAVPRPAPAAPLPGRQTTAHVVEGLTRSGRVHGLVVGYVSPAGQAVYGFGRRDESSRSAAPDGRTLFEIGSITKSFTGILLAQEVIAGKLRDTDPIRLMLPEGTIGKDSPLYWVSHLDLATHTSGLPVAPDNLPSKDPANPLAGYSTGLLLRALETAKPIAPVGQNFYYSNMGAALSGYILARAAGMDYEKLVVERICAPLGMDDTRVTLSEDQRARMTHGHNDKGKVVPNWEVTGLEGAGALRSTADDLLTYAAANLGLIQTPILPAALFAHLPRKHVSDIPALYIGYFWNVMNFAGKAYVLHAGRSGGYFALVLMSPADLSAVVFLSDTEGDFTKESWRLLELLTGKSIKS, from the coding sequence ATGCCGTTTTTCCGTTGTGTCGCTTTTCTTTTCGCCCTGGCCGTCCTTGGAGCCGCCGTCCCGCGCCCGGCCCCGGCCGCTCCCCTGCCCGGCCGCCAGACCACGGCCCATGTGGTCGAGGGGCTGACCCGCTCAGGACGCGTCCACGGCCTGGTGGTCGGCTACGTCAGCCCGGCCGGCCAGGCCGTCTACGGCTTCGGCCGGCGCGACGAATCCTCGCGCTCGGCCGCCCCGGACGGCCGTACGCTTTTTGAGATCGGCTCCATCACCAAGAGTTTCACCGGCATCCTGCTGGCCCAGGAAGTCATCGCCGGCAAGCTGCGCGACACCGACCCCATCCGCCTCATGCTGCCCGAGGGAACCATCGGCAAGGACTCGCCGCTCTACTGGGTGAGCCACCTCGATCTGGCCACCCACACCTCGGGCCTGCCCGTGGCCCCGGACAACCTGCCGTCCAAGGACCCCGCCAATCCCCTGGCCGGCTATTCCACGGGCCTGCTCCTGCGCGCCCTGGAAACCGCCAAGCCCATCGCGCCGGTGGGCCAGAACTTCTATTACAGTAATATGGGCGCGGCCCTTTCCGGCTACATCCTGGCCCGGGCCGCCGGGATGGACTATGAAAAGCTCGTGGTCGAGCGCATTTGCGCCCCTCTGGGCATGGACGACACCCGGGTGACCCTGTCCGAGGACCAGCGCGCCCGCATGACCCACGGCCACAACGACAAGGGCAAGGTCGTGCCCAACTGGGAGGTCACGGGCCTGGAAGGGGCCGGGGCCCTGCGCTCCACCGCCGACGACCTGCTCACCTACGCTGCCGCCAATCTGGGCCTGATCCAGACGCCCATCCTGCCGGCCGCGCTTTTCGCCCATCTGCCGCGCAAACACGTCTCGGACATCCCGGCGCTGTACATCGGCTATTTCTGGAACGTCATGAATTTCGCCGGCAAGGCCTACGTGCTCCACGCCGGGCGCTCGGGAGGCTATTTCGCCCTGGTCCTCATGTCGCCGGCCGATCTGTCGGCCGTGGTCTTTTTAAGCGACACCGAGGGCGACTTCACCAAGGAGAGCTGGCGGCTTCTGGAACTTTTGACCGGCAAATCCATCAAGTCCTGA